Proteins encoded by one window of Phycisphaerae bacterium:
- a CDS encoding cobalamin-binding protein produces MSTMSGPQRIVCLTEETTETLYSLGEQDRIVGISAFTVRPPEARRDKPVVSQYIRADVERILAVKPDLVLAFSDLQADICADLIRRGLAVHCFNQRNVESILEMIRTLSRMVDAADEGERLCNELEGNLARAREAAARLPYHPRVYFEEWPDPIITGITWVSELIEIAGGIDCFADNRGIGSAKDRVVSPEEVLRREPDLYLASWCGKKFNLNAAKARPGFADAPFLREGRFAEIDSSIILQPGPAALSDGLAALEREIARVAEIVGCVP; encoded by the coding sequence ATGAGCACCATGTCCGGCCCGCAGCGCATCGTCTGCCTCACCGAAGAAACCACCGAAACGCTCTACAGCCTGGGCGAGCAGGATCGCATCGTCGGCATCAGCGCCTTCACCGTCCGCCCGCCTGAAGCGCGCCGCGACAAGCCCGTCGTGTCGCAGTACATCCGCGCCGACGTGGAAAGAATCCTCGCAGTGAAGCCCGACCTCGTGCTGGCCTTCTCCGACCTCCAGGCCGACATCTGCGCCGATCTCATCCGCCGCGGACTCGCCGTGCACTGCTTCAACCAGCGAAACGTCGAGAGCATTCTGGAGATGATCCGCACGCTGTCGCGTATGGTGGACGCGGCCGACGAGGGCGAGCGCTTGTGCAATGAACTCGAAGGCAACCTGGCGCGCGCTCGCGAGGCCGCCGCCCGACTCCCCTATCACCCGCGCGTCTACTTCGAGGAGTGGCCTGACCCGATCATCACCGGCATCACCTGGGTATCCGAACTGATCGAGATCGCCGGCGGAATCGACTGCTTCGCCGACAATCGCGGCATTGGGTCCGCGAAGGACCGCGTCGTCTCGCCGGAAGAAGTGCTCCGCCGCGAGCCCGATCTCTATCTGGCTTCGTGGTGCGGGAAGAAGTTCAACCTCAACGCCGCCAAGGCTCGGCCCGGATTCGCCGACGCCCCGTTTCTGCGCGAAGGGCGCTTTGCGGAAATCGACTCCTCGATCATACTTCAACCCGGCCCGGCCGCGCTCAGTGACGGCCTCGCTGCGCTGGAGCGCGAGATCGCCCGCGTGGCGGAGATTGTAGGGTGCGTCCCCTGA
- a CDS encoding MFS transporter, translating to MLREFIRLPRSVHILCLGTLINRAGTFLLPFLAIYLKQHGLSEIFATFAMGLYGLGWFVASMVGGHLADHVGRKRIMMISLLGSASVLLVFPLLTGPVTILAALFVLALLAEMYRPAASAMIADITPPEHRPHAFGLMYVAINLGFTIAAVVGGIVSRISFPLLFLCDALTAAAYAMLILFTLGETLLSSVQSNTTASVNRTDESVAKPITFVAAVRHILTDRVFLACWFGSFGLSLVYVQAFSAFPLYLNRLDIESDVYGRIIAVNGILIVIVQLPMTGFITRFHRGRAVTLSAVVTAVGFAMFAGVDSAALFAVAVAVWTMGEIMNAPLMSAIVSDLAPPSLRARYMGAFANCFSLSMMIGAPLGGWVLESWGGPTLWILVAGMALCSAAAYALVRNRVTSVPGARPPAESRSETGFPQADQSVRDETPAS from the coding sequence GTGCTTCGCGAATTCATCCGACTTCCCCGCTCCGTGCACATTCTGTGCCTGGGCACGCTGATCAACCGTGCGGGGACCTTCTTGCTGCCCTTCCTCGCGATCTACCTGAAGCAGCACGGATTGAGCGAAATCTTCGCCACGTTCGCCATGGGGCTCTATGGCTTGGGCTGGTTCGTGGCGTCCATGGTTGGCGGACACCTCGCCGACCACGTGGGACGCAAGCGCATCATGATGATCAGCCTGCTGGGATCTGCCTCCGTTCTACTCGTATTCCCGCTTCTGACCGGCCCTGTCACGATCCTTGCCGCCCTTTTCGTCCTCGCATTGCTCGCCGAGATGTACCGGCCGGCCGCCTCCGCCATGATCGCCGACATCACCCCGCCGGAGCATCGCCCCCACGCATTCGGGCTGATGTATGTGGCCATCAACCTGGGATTCACGATCGCCGCCGTCGTCGGCGGGATCGTCAGCCGTATCTCGTTCCCTCTTCTTTTTCTGTGCGACGCGCTCACCGCCGCGGCGTATGCCATGCTGATCCTCTTCACCCTGGGGGAGACCTTGCTCTCGTCGGTGCAAAGCAACACCACCGCCTCAGTCAATCGAACGGACGAAAGCGTCGCCAAGCCCATCACCTTCGTCGCCGCCGTCCGGCACATCCTTACCGACCGCGTCTTCCTCGCCTGCTGGTTCGGGTCGTTCGGCCTCTCGTTGGTATACGTTCAGGCTTTTTCCGCATTCCCGCTCTACCTGAACCGGCTCGACATAGAGTCGGACGTCTACGGCCGGATCATCGCCGTCAACGGAATTCTCATCGTGATCGTTCAGCTCCCCATGACCGGATTCATCACGCGATTCCACCGTGGCCGGGCCGTAACGCTCTCCGCGGTGGTCACGGCCGTCGGCTTTGCGATGTTCGCCGGTGTCGATTCCGCCGCCCTTTTTGCCGTCGCCGTCGCCGTCTGGACCATGGGCGAGATCATGAATGCGCCATTGATGTCGGCCATCGTCAGCGACCTCGCCCCGCCTTCCCTTCGCGCCCGCTACATGGGAGCGTTTGCCAACTGCTTCTCACTCTCCATGATGATCGGCGCTCCCCTCGGGGGATGGGTACTCGAATCCTGGGGCGGGCCAACGCTCTGGATTCTCGTCGCCGGAATGGCCCTGTGCTCCGCCGCAGCCTATGCCCTTGTCCGAAACCGAGTTACGTCGGTGCCGGGAGCCAGACCGCCTGCCGAATCGCGGTCTGAAACCGGTTTCCCCCAGGCCGACCAATCTGTCCGTGACGAGACGCCTGCGTCCTGA
- a CDS encoding UDP-2,3-diacylglucosamine diphosphatase — translation MKTFYRSVWISDVHLCTRDCQSEALYDFLDSLHCDYLYLVGDIVDIWALRKKWYWPAQYNDVIHKLLKRSRKGAKIIFIPGNHDDFFRDFIGYQFGDVEVVQNTVHVTADNRRFLVLHGDEFDTVVQYHGWLSHLGSSIYAYLVVINRMVNAVRRWFGWPYWSLSGAIKRRVKQAVKFMTRFEELLTKEGKRQDVEGVICGHIHQPGMREVEGVLYINTGDWVENCTALVEDESGALRLIWWKREGGGLSRVLEEPKADESSSESLPAQEPAPLQSA, via the coding sequence ATGAAGACTTTTTACCGCAGCGTCTGGATTTCCGACGTTCACCTCTGCACGCGCGACTGCCAGTCGGAGGCGCTGTATGATTTCCTGGACTCGCTGCACTGCGACTATCTCTACCTCGTGGGCGATATCGTGGATATCTGGGCCCTGCGGAAGAAGTGGTACTGGCCCGCGCAGTACAACGATGTCATCCACAAGCTGCTGAAGCGTTCCCGCAAGGGCGCCAAGATCATCTTTATCCCCGGCAACCACGACGACTTCTTCCGCGACTTTATCGGATACCAGTTCGGCGACGTGGAGGTGGTGCAGAACACGGTGCACGTGACCGCGGACAACCGGCGGTTCCTCGTGCTCCATGGGGACGAGTTCGATACGGTCGTGCAGTACCATGGGTGGCTCTCGCACCTGGGAAGCTCCATCTACGCCTACCTCGTGGTGATCAACCGGATGGTGAATGCGGTGCGGCGGTGGTTCGGCTGGCCGTATTGGAGCCTGTCGGGGGCGATCAAGCGGCGGGTGAAGCAGGCGGTGAAGTTCATGACCCGCTTCGAGGAGCTGCTGACCAAGGAAGGCAAGCGGCAGGACGTGGAAGGGGTGATCTGCGGGCACATCCACCAGCCGGGCATGCGCGAGGTCGAGGGCGTGCTCTACATCAACACGGGGGATTGGGTGGAGAACTGCACGGCGCTGGTGGAGGACGAGTCGGGGGCGCTGCGGTTGATCTGGTGGAAGCGGGAGGGCGGGGGGCTGAGCCGCGTGCTGGAGGAGCCGAAGGCGGACGAAAGCAGTTCGGAGAGCTTGCCCGCCCAGGAGCCGGCACCGTTGCAGTCGGCGTAG
- a CDS encoding RidA family protein has translation MNNPSHDFTSQRAPEPVGAFPHAKRVGSLLFLSGIGPRKRGSKEIPGVTLDDRGKITAYDIETQCRAVFENVRTVLEDAGSKWEDIVDVTVFLTDMKNDFPVFNRLYAEHFAGPGKPNPTRTTIEINCLPTPIAVELKVIAAVT, from the coding sequence ATGAACAACCCATCTCACGACTTCACCAGCCAGCGCGCCCCGGAACCCGTCGGCGCCTTCCCCCACGCCAAGCGCGTCGGTTCGCTGCTCTTTCTCTCCGGCATCGGCCCGCGAAAGCGCGGCAGCAAGGAAATTCCCGGCGTGACCCTCGATGACCGGGGCAAGATCACCGCCTACGACATCGAGACACAGTGCCGCGCCGTTTTCGAAAACGTCCGCACCGTCCTGGAAGACGCCGGCTCAAAGTGGGAGGACATCGTCGACGTGACCGTATTTCTCACCGATATGAAGAACGACTTCCCCGTGTTCAACCGGCTCTACGCCGAGCATTTCGCCGGTCCGGGCAAGCCCAATCCCACGCGAACCACCATCGAAATCAACTGCCTGCCCACGCCCATCGCCGTGGAACTGAAGGTCATCGCCGCGGTTACCTGA
- the crcB gene encoding fluoride efflux transporter CrcB, with protein sequence MVKLLWIAAGGATGSVLRYLVSGWVQQGTKGTFPWGTLVVNVCGCFLIGLLAHLLAEQSLVREEHRAALLIGVLGGFTTYSTYAWETLAFVGEGQFGRALANVALSTIVGLGAAWAGYRTSVLLAGG encoded by the coding sequence ATGGTGAAGCTGTTGTGGATCGCGGCCGGTGGGGCGACGGGCTCGGTGCTGCGCTATCTGGTCTCGGGTTGGGTGCAGCAGGGGACGAAAGGGACGTTTCCCTGGGGAACGCTGGTTGTCAATGTCTGCGGCTGCTTCCTGATCGGGCTGCTCGCGCACCTGCTGGCCGAGCAGTCGCTGGTGCGCGAGGAGCATCGCGCGGCGCTGCTCATCGGCGTGCTCGGGGGCTTTACGACGTATTCCACGTATGCGTGGGAGACGTTGGCGTTCGTGGGCGAAGGGCAATTCGGGCGAGCGCTGGCCAACGTGGCGTTGAGTACGATTGTCGGGCTGGGTGCGGCGTGGGCGGGCTATCGGACGAGTGTTCTGCTTGCCGGAGGGTAG